A DNA window from Hordeum vulgare subsp. vulgare chromosome 1H, MorexV3_pseudomolecules_assembly, whole genome shotgun sequence contains the following coding sequences:
- the LOC123402536 gene encoding phospholipase A1-II 6-like: protein MSEPWRLVGPITATAAARWKELHGERSWEGLLRPLDLDLRHTVIWYGEMAQATYDAFIHESHSPHAGHSRFGRKRFFERVMLPGHATTYRVTRFLYAMSSARAAPTNAFVRGGHSRRGYKESNWIGYVAVATDEGKAALGRRDVVVAWGGTVQAMEWVDDLEFAMVHPKGILGDATGVDAMVHRGWLSTYTSTDPASTHNKESARDQVLAEVRKLVDTYKDEEVSITVTGHSLGAALATLSAFDIAENGYNCKPAAAFPVTVFAFASPRVGGTGFKKRFHAAATAGLRVLRVRNARDVVPRYPALPYHDVGAELVIDTSASPYLKIPGDKHMLHNLECYLHGVAGAPTAAGEGFEHVVERDVALVNKSYDALKDEYGVPAAWWVPWNRGMVIGDDGRWRLVDCEDEDDREHAVVPVKK from the exons ATGTCGGAGCCATGGCGCCTCGTTGGACCGATCACGGCCACGGCGGCTGCGAGGTGGAAGGAGCTCCACGGCGAGCGGTCGTGGGAGGGCCTGCTGCGGCCGCTGGACCTGGACCTCCGGCACACGGTGATCTGGTACGGCGAGATGGCGCAGGCCACGTACGACGCGTTCATCCACGAGAGTCACTCGCCCCACGCCGGCCACTCGCGGTTCGGCAGGAAGCGCTTCTTCGAGCGCGTGATGCTGCCGGGTCATGCCACCACGTACCGGGTCACCAGGTTCCTGTACGCCATGTCCTCCGCCCGCGCCGCGCCGACCAACGCGTTCGTGAGGGGCGGCCACTCGCGGCGCGGGTACAAGGAGTCCAACTGGATCGGGTACGTCGCGGTGGCCACGGACGAGGGGAAGGCGGCGCTCGGGCGCCGGGACGTGGTCGTCGCGTGGGGCGGCACCGTCCAGGCAATGGAGTGGGTCGACGACCTCGAGTTCGCCATGGTGCATCCCAAGGGCATCCTCGGCGACGCCACCGGCGTCGACGCCATGGTGCACCGCGGCTGGCTCTCCACCTATACCTCCACCGACCCGGCCTCCACCCACAACAAGGAAAGCGCCAGAGACCAG GTGCTGGCTGAGGTGCGGAAGCTGGTGGACACGTACAAGGACGAGGAGGTGAGCATCACGGTGACGGGGCACAGCCTCGGGGCGGCGCTGGCCACGCTGAGCGCGTTCGACATCGCCGAGAACGGCTACAACTGCAAGCCCGCGGCGGCGTTCCCAGTCACGGTGTTCGCGTTCGCCAGCCCGCGCGTGGGCGGCACCGGCTTCAAGAAGCGGTTCCACGCCGCGGCGACCGCCGGCCTCCGTGTCCTGCGCGTCCGCAACGCCCGGGACGTTGTGCCCAGGTACCCGGCGCTGCCGTACCACGACGTGGGCGCCGAGCTGGTAATCGACACCAGCGCGTCGCCGTACCTGAAGATTCCCGGCGACAagcacatgttgcacaatctggaGTGCTACCTGCACGGGGTGGCGGGCGCGCCGACGGCGGCCGGAGAGGGGTTCGAGCATGTGGTGGAGCGGGACGTGGCGCTGGTGAACAAGTCGTACGACGCGCTGAAGGACGAGTACGGGGTGCCGGCGGCGTGGTGGGTGCCGTGGAACAGGGGCATGGTGATCGGGGACGACGGGCGCTGGAGGCTGGTGGATTGCGAGGACGAGGACGACAGGGAACACGCCGTCGTTCCGGTGAAAAAGTGA